The Brassica oleracea var. oleracea cultivar TO1000 chromosome C6, BOL, whole genome shotgun sequence genome includes a region encoding these proteins:
- the LOC106296318 gene encoding probable 3-hydroxyisobutyrate dehydrogenase-like 1, mitochondrial: MQLLLRRPLSPSVVSSFFLRRSMSSKSTSTDPINPSNTRIGWIGTGVMGRSMCGHLIKAGYSVTVFNRTISKAQTLVDMGANLADSPNSLASQSDVVFSIVGYPSDVRRVLLDPSSGALSGLSRGGILVDMTTSEPSLAEEISKAASSVNCISVDAPVSGGDLGAKNGKLSIFAGGDETTVKRLDPLFSLMGKVNFMGASGKGQFAKLANQITIASTMLGLVEGIIYAHKSGLDVRKFLEAISTGAAGSKSIDLYGDRILKRDFDPGFYVNHFVKDLGICLNECQRMGLALPGLALAQQLYLSLKAHGEGDLGTQALILALERLNNVSLQPSLSS; the protein is encoded by the coding sequence ATGCAACTGCTCCTCCGCCGACCCCTTTCCCCCTCCGTCGTCTCCTCCTTCTTCCTCCGCCGCTCAATGTCTTCCAAATCAACCTCCACCGATCCAATAAACCCGTCCAACACCCGAATCGGTTGGATCGGAACCGGCGTCATGGGCCGGTCAATGTGCGGACACCTAATCAAAGCCGGATACTCCGTCACCGTCTTCAACCGCACAATCTCCAAAGCCCAGACTCTTGTCGACATGGGCGCGAACCTAGCCGACTCGCCGAACTCACTCGCTTCCCAATCCGACGTCGTTTTCTCCATCGTCGGCTACCCTTCCGACGTCCGCCGCGTCCTCCTCGATCCAAGCTCCGGCGCTTTATCCGGTCTATCCCGGGGCGGAATCCTCGTCGACATGACTACCTCCGAGCCTTCTCTAGCCGAGGAAATATCCAAAGCGGCTTCCTCCGTGAACTGCATCTCAGTCGACGCTCCTGTCTCCGGCGGAGACCTCGGTGCTAAAAACGGGAAGCTTTCGATCTTCGCCGGAGGAGACGAAACCACCGTGAAGCGTCTAGATCCGTTGTTTTCGCTAATGGGGAAAGTCAACTTCATGGGAGCAAGCGGCAAAGGACAGTTCGCGAAGCTGGCGAATCAGATCACGATCGCTTCGACGATGCTAGGGCTCGTGGAAGGGATCATATACGCTCATAAGTCCGGTCTCGATGTGAGGAAGTTTCTAGAAGCGATCTCGACGGGAGCTGCGGGTTCGAAGTCGATAGATTTGTACGGAGATAGGATTCTCAAGAGGGATTTCGATCCTGGGTTCTATGTGAACCATTTCGTTAAGGACTTAGGGATTTGTTTGAACGAGTGTCAGAGGATGGGGTTGGCTTTGCCTGGGCTAGCTCTTGCGCAGCAGCTTTACTTGTCTCTCAAGGCACATGGTGAAGGTGATCTTGGAACTCAAGCTCTCATCTTGGCTCTTGAGCGCCTCAACAATGTCTCTCTTCAACCAAGTCTCTCTTCTTGA
- the LOC106298335 gene encoding cell wall / vacuolar inhibitor of fructosidase 1: MKKMVVVMMIMMVMVMVSEASMIEQTCKETPDFNLCVSLLDSDPRGSSADTSGLALILVDKIKGLATKTLKEINSLYKKRPELKQALDECSRRYKTILKADVPEAIEAISKGVPKFGEDGVIDAGVEAAVCEGEFKGKSPLTSLTKSMQKVSNVTRAIVRMLL; encoded by the exons ATGAAGAAGATGGTGGTGGTGATGATGATCATGATGGTAATGGTGATGGTGAGTGAAGCGAGTATGATAGAGCAGACATGCAAAGAGACACCAGATTTCAATCTCTGCGTCTCTCTCCTCGATTCCGACCCACGTGGCTCCTCTGCCGACACCTCTGGCCTCGCTCTTATCCTCGTCGATAAAATCAAG GGGTTGGCGACGAAGACCTTGAAAGAAATCAACAGTCTATATAAAAAGAGACCGGAACTGAAACAGGCTTTAGACGAATGTAGTCGAAGATACAAAACGATCTTAAAGGCTGATGTTCCCGAAGCCATTGAAGCTATATCTAAAGGCGTTCCAAAGTTCGGTGAAGACGGTGTGATCGATGCTGGTGTGGAAGCTGCTGTATGTGAAGGAGAATTTAAAGGGAAATCTCCGTTGACTAGTTTGACCAAATCAATGCAAAAAGTCTCTAATGTGACTAGAGCCATTGTGAGAATGTTGCTTTGA